A genomic stretch from Deltaproteobacteria bacterium includes:
- the pnp gene encoding polyribonucleotide nucleotidyltransferase — MAKVYEVNYGGRALFVEIGKMARQAHGSCTVRYGDTVVLVTACRAPEPVAGADFMPLTVNYTEMTYAAGKIPGGFFKREGRPSEKEVLCSRLIDRPLRPLFPEGYAHETQVLATVMSVDAEHDPEIAAAIGASISLCISDIPFNGPMAAVRVGRIDGKLVCNPGLKQQKEGDVDLVVAGTANGINMVEGGAKFVGEDVMLEALNYAQDNINVILEFQKKIIAENTQKKLEFKSPEKDAAIVAKVGELAKAGLNDAFRTPVKQDRYDKLRDVKKKVVEAMSADFADKIGEVKGALEDLKYNMMREMILADSVRVDGRGTKDVRPITCETGLLPRTHGSALFTRGETQAMVVTTLGTSDDEQKIDAITGWDYKRFMLHYNFPPFSVGEVKFLRSPGRREIGHGALAERAVNKAIPFNNGNDFPYTIRVVSDILESNGSSSMASICGASLSLMDAGVPMKCHVAGIAMGLIKEGNKYAILSDILGDEDHLGDMDFKVAGSTEGITALQMDIKIGGVTSAIMKEALYQAKEGRLHILGKMNAALSTPKAELSAYAPRITTIYVKTEKIKDVIGPGGKNIKGIVLATGAKVDIDDTGKVNIASVDSVAAQKAVDMIRQLTQEPEIGKVYLGKVRKIMDFGAFVEIFPGTDGLVHVSQLAHERVKEVKDVLKEGDECLVKVLEVDPKTGKIRLSRKDALEEGQK; from the coding sequence ATGGCAAAGGTATATGAGGTAAATTACGGAGGCAGAGCGCTCTTCGTAGAAATAGGAAAAATGGCAAGGCAGGCGCACGGCTCATGCACGGTTCGCTACGGCGATACTGTCGTGCTCGTGACCGCGTGCAGGGCTCCGGAGCCTGTTGCTGGAGCTGACTTCATGCCGCTAACCGTCAACTATACCGAGATGACATACGCTGCCGGAAAGATACCAGGCGGGTTCTTTAAGAGGGAAGGCCGTCCGAGCGAAAAAGAAGTGCTCTGTTCGCGTCTTATAGACAGGCCGCTTAGGCCGCTCTTTCCAGAGGGCTATGCGCATGAAACCCAGGTGCTTGCAACTGTCATGTCCGTTGACGCCGAGCACGACCCTGAGATAGCGGCTGCCATAGGCGCCTCCATCTCTCTGTGCATCTCGGACATTCCGTTTAACGGGCCGATGGCAGCTGTGAGGGTCGGAAGAATCGACGGCAAGCTCGTCTGTAACCCCGGTCTTAAGCAGCAAAAAGAAGGTGACGTCGACCTCGTTGTTGCAGGAACCGCAAACGGCATAAACATGGTCGAGGGAGGCGCAAAGTTCGTTGGCGAGGACGTGATGCTCGAAGCGCTAAATTACGCGCAGGACAATATAAACGTAATACTCGAGTTCCAGAAGAAGATAATCGCCGAGAACACGCAAAAGAAGCTCGAGTTCAAGAGCCCCGAGAAGGACGCTGCCATAGTGGCGAAGGTTGGAGAGCTTGCGAAGGCCGGGCTTAACGACGCATTCAGAACGCCTGTGAAGCAGGACCGCTACGACAAGCTTCGCGACGTAAAGAAGAAGGTTGTCGAGGCCATGAGCGCCGATTTTGCAGATAAAATAGGCGAGGTAAAAGGCGCGCTCGAGGATTTGAAGTATAACATGATGCGCGAGATGATACTTGCCGATTCGGTAAGGGTCGACGGCAGGGGCACCAAGGACGTCCGCCCCATTACCTGCGAAACAGGGCTTCTTCCAAGGACCCACGGCTCCGCGCTCTTTACAAGGGGCGAGACGCAGGCAATGGTCGTGACGACACTTGGCACCTCGGACGACGAGCAGAAGATCGACGCAATCACCGGATGGGACTATAAGCGCTTCATGCTGCACTATAACTTCCCGCCCTTTTCGGTCGGAGAGGTTAAGTTCCTTAGAAGCCCGGGAAGAAGAGAGATAGGGCACGGCGCTCTTGCTGAAAGGGCCGTTAATAAGGCAATACCGTTTAATAACGGCAATGATTTCCCTTATACCATAAGGGTTGTCTCCGACATACTCGAAAGTAACGGCTCATCGAGCATGGCCTCTATTTGCGGCGCGTCTCTATCTCTCATGGACGCCGGAGTGCCGATGAAGTGCCACGTTGCGGGAATCGCAATGGGCCTTATAAAGGAAGGCAACAAGTACGCCATCCTTTCCGACATACTTGGCGACGAGGATCATCTTGGCGACATGGACTTCAAGGTCGCCGGAAGCACCGAGGGCATCACCGCGCTTCAGATGGATATTAAAATCGGCGGCGTTACGTCCGCGATAATGAAAGAAGCCCTCTACCAGGCAAAAGAGGGAAGGCTCCATATACTTGGCAAGATGAACGCTGCTCTATCTACGCCAAAGGCAGAGCTCTCCGCATATGCTCCGCGCATCACCACCATATACGTCAAGACCGAGAAGATAAAGGACGTCATCGGGCCGGGCGGGAAGAACATAAAGGGCATAGTGCTGGCTACAGGCGCAAAGGTAGACATCGACGACACCGGAAAGGTGAATATCGCATCCGTTGACTCCGTTGCCGCGCAGAAGGCAGTGGACATGATAAGGCAGCTTACGCAGGAGCCCGAGATAGGAAAGGTATATCTTGGCAAGGTCAGAAAGATTATGGACTTTGGCGCGTTTGTCGAGATATTCCCGGGCACCGACGGTCTCGTTCATGTCTCTCAGCTCGCGCACGAGAGAGTGAAGGAAGTAAAGGACGTTCTAAAAGAGGGCGATGAGTGCCTCGTGAAGGTCCTTGAGGTAGACCCGAAGACCGGAAAGATAAGGTTATCCAGGAAGGACGCTCTCGAAGAGGGCCAGAAGTAA
- a CDS encoding insulinase family protein, translated as MSRIKKTLLDGGIKVITEEMPDVESSTIGVWVKTGSRSEGAADKGISHFIEHLLFKGTKRRTSLDIAREIEGVGGVLNAFTGKEYTCFYAKVLNKDLPLAIDLLSDIFLNPVFDPAELEKERMVVLQEIKMVEDTPDDIIHDMLASEMWKGSSAASPVLGSAATVSAITRESVREYFLRHYAAPNVFIAAAGGIKHKNVVKYLDKAFKGFSRRSGREKFDMPVPARTVKVTEKKLEQAHFCLGVPTPSQTHPDRYKFYLLNTILGGGMSSRLFQEIREKRGLAYSVYSYLNLLNDTGALVVYAGTSPKNFAKTVELILKEFALLVKGAKKAELDSAKEQLKGGMLLGLETSDNRMTKIARDEMCFGREVPVREIVKGIDSVTTAGLKRAAASIFSPKAVTLVALGKVDSKSLPKALKR; from the coding sequence ATGTCTCGCATCAAAAAGACCCTTCTTGACGGCGGTATAAAGGTCATTACCGAGGAAATGCCGGATGTGGAGAGTTCCACAATCGGCGTCTGGGTAAAGACAGGTTCGAGAAGCGAGGGCGCTGCCGATAAGGGCATATCGCACTTCATCGAACACCTCCTTTTCAAGGGAACCAAAAGAAGGACCTCACTCGACATCGCACGAGAGATAGAAGGGGTTGGCGGCGTGCTTAACGCCTTCACCGGCAAGGAGTATACCTGCTTTTACGCCAAGGTCTTGAATAAGGACCTTCCGCTGGCAATAGACCTTCTCTCCGATATTTTCCTGAACCCTGTGTTCGACCCTGCTGAGCTCGAAAAGGAGCGCATGGTGGTTTTGCAGGAAATAAAGATGGTCGAGGACACCCCGGACGACATCATACACGACATGCTTGCCTCCGAGATGTGGAAGGGAAGCTCTGCGGCAAGCCCGGTGCTTGGCTCCGCTGCCACTGTATCGGCAATAACCAGGGAAAGCGTGCGGGAGTATTTTCTTCGCCACTATGCCGCGCCAAATGTTTTTATAGCCGCTGCCGGAGGAATTAAGCACAAAAATGTGGTAAAATATTTAGATAAGGCCTTTAAGGGGTTTAGCAGGCGAAGCGGCAGGGAAAAGTTCGATATGCCCGTTCCGGCAAGGACGGTAAAGGTCACGGAGAAGAAGCTTGAGCAGGCGCACTTTTGTCTCGGCGTGCCCACCCCTTCGCAGACGCACCCGGACAGGTATAAGTTCTATCTTCTAAACACTATACTTGGCGGCGGCATGAGCTCCAGGCTCTTTCAGGAGATAAGGGAAAAGCGCGGGCTCGCGTACTCGGTGTATTCGTACCTGAACCTTTTAAACGACACGGGAGCGCTTGTTGTTTACGCAGGAACTTCTCCGAAGAACTTCGCCAAGACGGTTGAGCTTATACTAAAGGAGTTTGCGCTCCTCGTAAAGGGCGCTAAAAAGGCCGAGCTCGATAGCGCGAAGGAGCAGCTAAAGGGCGGCATGCTCCTGGGGCTCGAGACAAGTGACAACAGAATGACCAAGATAGCGAGAGACGAAATGTGTTTTGGCCGCGAGGTGCCGGTCAGGGAGATAGTAAAAGGCATAGACTCGGTGACAACCGCCGGG